One Rhinopithecus roxellana isolate Shanxi Qingling chromosome 7, ASM756505v1, whole genome shotgun sequence DNA segment encodes these proteins:
- the LOC115898761 gene encoding cytochrome c oxidase subunit 7C, mitochondrial-like, with translation MLSQSIRRFTTSVVRRSHYEEGLGKNLPFSVENKWWLLAKMCLYFGSAFATPFLIARHNCLKHKDVSVHPFNRYEEHFKRCSLWKWIKLELIWHTRYVCQ, from the coding sequence ATGTTGAGCCAGAGCATCCGGAGGTTCACAACCTCTGTGGTCCGTAGGAGCCACTATGAGGAGGGCCTTGGGAAGAATTTGCCATTTTCAGTGGAAAACAAGTGGTGGTTACTAGCTAAGATGTGTTTGTACTTTGGATCTGCATTTGCTACACCCTTCCTTATAGCCAGACACAACTGCTTAAAACATAAGGATGTTTCAGTTCATCCATTTAACAGATATGAAGAGCATTTTAAGAGGTGCAGCCTCTGGAAATGGATCAAACTCGAACTCATATGGCATACTAGATATGTTTGTCAATAA